The Anopheles coluzzii chromosome 2, AcolN3, whole genome shotgun sequence genome window below encodes:
- the LOC120948655 gene encoding zinc finger protein ZFP2-like: protein MNNVLCRLCLMKCEELFGMYITSPSGVQRSLSKIIRECVSIEVSEMEPSYVSKFICNGCVYKLEQFYAFRQQSLKCQEYYNGLLQYYQQSIPCSSKTTLDATAVVVQMPESVDSVFETHQQIQPDQSIHSSNELADINFSANEFMMDESEKNQLSKDYDDIIRSLQKDDLDFTTNDDELVIKHELEISIPTNGARILKNDLLQQECTNYLQPHDAVPMNVAQATEPNESCFNAYTTMAVPCGEDIMNSGRTLPVEQEDDLSYDDFVGIPTTTLEDHQEMSLSEAHVQEIIADVYNATAEKQLQSAEELPSPQQISGDVQCSEISGLQPSDSYFSMVDFDESDAAGVATSSITTVNEAKDLPNDKTCEICFKTFRTRQKLTVHRNTHLRLAPFKCTFEGCAKAFKSRIGLDEHVARHTNSFEYTCDICSKGFQHRSYLSAHRRAHNTERNFQCGLCGQSFKAKQALLDHKNRHLGVKPFACEQCDKQYTKNSLLQSHIQQHHGKRDEAITRYPCSECGKQFTSKSYLNVHMRIHRNERPFVCEVCNKGHITRKDLAVHMLSHTGEKPHTCEFCGKAYARRNALDWHRRSHTKERPYICDICGQTFSQPTPLQVHRKLHETADRKKQLPIEEQQQQLATEAAQDQTR, encoded by the exons ATGAACAACGTTTTATGCAGATTATGCTTAATGAAGTGTGAAGAATTGTTCGGAATGTACATCACCTCACCGAGCGGTGTGCAGCGCAGTCTGTCGAAAATCATACGAGAATGCGTCTCCATCGAGGTATCCGAGATGGAGCCAAGCTATGTCTCCAAATTCATATGCAACGGGTGCGTCTACAAGCTGGAACAGTTTTACGCCTTTCGGCAGCAGAGTCTCAAGTGTCAGGAGTATTACAATG GACTGCTGCAATATTATCAGCAGTCGATCCCTTGCTCCAGTAAAACTACGTTAGACGCTACGGCAGTAGTAGTGCAGATGCCGGAGTCCGTCGATAGCGTATTCGAAACCCATCAACAGATTCAACCGGATCAGTCGATCCATTCAAGCAACGAGCTGGCCGACATAAACTTTTCCGCAAATGAGTTTATGATGGATGAGTCGGAAAAGAATCAGCTCAGCAAGGATTACGACGATATCATTCGTAGCTTGCAGAAGGATGACCTCGATTTTACGACCAACGACGATGAGCTCGTG ATAAAACATGAATTAGAAATCTCAATACCGACAAATGGAGCAAGAATACTCAAAAACGACTTACTACAGCAGGAATGCACAAACTATTTGCAACCTCACGATGCTGTTCCGATGAATGTGGCACAAGCAACGGAACCGAATGAAAGCTGTTTCAATGCGTACACTACAATGGCGGTACCGTGTGGTGAGGATATAATGAATAGTGGCAGAACACTGCCGGTAGAACAGGAGGATGACTTAAGTTATGACGATTTTGTTGGCATTCCAACAACAACGCTAGAAGATCATCAAGAAATG TCATTGTCCGAAGCACACGTGCAGGAAATAATCGCGGACGTCTATAATGCCACAGCAGAGAAGCAGTTACAATCAGCTGAAGAACTTCCCTCTCCGCAACAAATCTCCGGCGACGTACAGTGTAGTGAAATTTCGGGCCTTCAACCTAGCGATTCCTATTTCTCAATGGTTGACTTTGACGAGTCGGACGCAGCGGGCGTtgccaccagcagcatcaccacTGTGAACGAGGCAAAAGATTTGCCAAACGATAAAACGTGCGAGATTTGCTTTAAGACGTTTCGCACCCGCCAGAAGCTGACGGTGCACAGAAATACGCACCTGCGGCTGGCACCGTTCAAGTGTACGTTCGAAGGATGCGCCAAAGCGTTCAAATCACGCATCGGGCTCGATGAGCATGTGGCTCGGCACACAAACAGCTTCGAATATACGTGCGACATCTGCTCGAAAGGTTTCCAGCACCGCAGCTACCTTTCCGCTCACCGGCGGGCGCACAACACGGAGCGAAACTTCCAGTGTGGACTGTGTGGGCAATCGTTCAAGGCGAAGCAAGCGCTACTAGATCACAAAAATCGACATCTCGGCGTGAAACCGTTCGCTTGTGAGCAGTGCGACAAGCAGTACACGAAGAACTCGCTGCTGCAGTCGCATATTCAGCAACATCATGGCAAGCGGGATGAAGCGATAACGCGCTATCCTTGTTCGGAGTGCGGGAAACAGTTCACTTCCAAAAGCTATCTCAACGTGCACATGCGAATACATCGAAATGAGCGACCGTTCGTTTGTGAG GTCTGTAATAAGGGTCACATTACGCGGAAAGATCTCGCCGTGCACATGCTGAGCCACACGGGCGAGAAACCCCACACGTGCGAGTTTTGCGGCAAAGCCTACGCACGACGCAATGCCTTAGACTGGCATCGCCGGTCACACACTAAGGAACGTCCTTACATCTGTGATATCTGTGGTCAAACGTTTTCCCAGCCAACACCGTTACAGGTTCACCGGAAGCTACACGAAACAGCAGATCGTAAAAAGCAGTTGCCCATCgaggaacaacaacaacagttggCCACCGAAGCAGCACAAGATCAAACCCGATAG
- the LOC120948660 gene encoding O-glucosyltransferase rumi homolog — MHFIKGIVICLSLSVVQSNTSDVGMCMAKEQCTDPKESTTGRSLYSADYNKYFNAIESALAGYVACNSTNCNCHADVLKADLKPFIAHGITKEMINRAKQYGTHYQVIGHKLYRQRECMFPARCSGVEHFVRPLLPLLPDMDLIVNCRDWPQIHRHWSKEKIPVLSFSKTAEYLDIMYPAWAFWEGGPAIALYPTGLGRWDLHRQTITKASADWEAKEPKAFFRGSRTSDERDPLVLLSRAQPSLVDAQYTKNQAWKSPQDTLNAEPAREVTLEEHCRYRFLFNFRGVAASFRFKHLFLCRSLVFHVGDEWQEFFYSSLKPWVHYVPVPVRSTPEELEALITFFQEHDQLARAIAERGYEHIWNHLRMADVECYWKKLLKRYGKLIRYTVERDSTLIEV; from the exons ATGCATTTTATTAAAGGCATAGTGATATGTTTAAGTCTCAGCGTGGTCCAAAGCAACACCTCCGACGTAGGAATGTGTATGGCCAAGGAGCAATGCACGGATCCGAAAGAAAGTACAACTGGCCGAAGCCTTTACTCGGCAG ATTACAACAAATATTTCAACGCAATCGAATCGGCCCTGGCAGGTTACGTTGCCTGCAACAGTACCAATTGCAACTGTCATGCGGACGTGCTGAAGGCGGACCTGAAACCGTTCATAGCACACGGCATCACAAAGGAAATGATAAATCGAGCCAAACAGTACGGAACCCACTATCAGGTGATCGGCCATAAGCTGTACCGGCAACGGGAATGCATGTTTCCGGCCCGATGTTCCGGCGTGGAGCACTTTGTAAGGCCGCTGTTGCCGCTCCTGCCCGACATGGATTTGATCGTGAACTGCCGCGACTGGCCCCAGATCCATCGACACTGGAGCAAGGAAAAGATCCCCGTACTTTCGTTCAGCAAGACGGCTGAATACCTCGACATAATGTATCCGGCCTGGGCGTTTTGGGAAGGTGGCCCCGCTATTGCGCTCTATCCGACCGGTCTCGGACGATGGGATCTGCATCGGCAAACCATTACGAAAGCAAGTGCGGACTGGGAAGCGAAGGAACCGAAAGCTTTCTTCCGCGGGTCGCGCACATCGGATGAACGTGACCCGCTGGTGCTACTCTCCCGCGCACAACCATCGCTCGTCGATGCGCAGTACACGAAAAATCAGGCCTGGAAATCACCACAGGACACACTAAATGCAGAACCAGCCCGGGAAGTGACGCTGGAGGAGCACTGCCGCTATCGTTTTCTGTTCAACTTTCGCGGTGTAGCGGCTAGCTTTCGCTTTAAACACCTGTTCCTGTGTCGTTCGCTCGTATTTCACGTGGGCGATGAGTGGCAAGAGTTTTTCTATTCCTCGCTTAAACCATGGGTACACTACGTGCCCGTCCCGGTTCGCAGCACCCCGGAGGAGCTGGAAGCTTTGATAACGTTTTTTCAAGAGCACGATCAGTTGGCGCGTGCCATTGCCGAGAGAGGATATGAACACATTTGGAACCATCTGCGCATGGCGGATGTAGAGTGTTACTGGAAGAAGCTGCTAAAGCGATACGGCAAGTTGATACGCTATACAGTAGAGCGCGATTCCACTTTAATTGAAGTGTGA
- the LOC120948650 gene encoding uncharacterized protein LOC120948650 → MDNLGTEIGQKMRSAVKAKLIELGTGSASGYIDDELPDYVMIMVANKRSRQQMVDDLSLFLGAQTEIFVNWLHQVLQKLQEVTLPATVAAKSKEVVKRKSSEVDDKKKDKKRKDKKLKRRDRSTDGEDAADASSRRSETEDNTPPRPAVALPASSITEVFAHQYIEKAKKSLESDSAPVAKKQPPERSESEDRTKSKTPPKITDLPPSIAELASASVVQKHHKELCELKEIEERISAAKRHLKSLGTDISDDDNEDLLLLKASEDDLLPPRARSIQPASTRPNKSAESTATKPRQRITMGPEEPVIKQTPPTRSTTPPASSRSTDAQQAGAKKRSVLDRLGTKNSTATSEREKGASYETKDARESSSKEANKAGSSSGAGTSGTKSTIISLSAHRREEREIYVPLFRRKEAAEEQSASKNRVRPPPTTRGDPHYRQRESDREANHRDTRSPPPRLPPISRTDATRARSRETNFRRVDRDRDRDRERIDDQSIGRKSRPRERSRSREWIRDNSNRDRSGSGGRIKNGTDTVRGRVGSRVIVLPPKPEYNEDIIEVPVASVIKVQPRPVVPKATQPSKNLLLKAMAEAQRSTVANLKKTIDNTAIENSIHRTDMKRKLVIEIPGIAIGHPAVKDVQYERITDTHSAALRDRGRAEEEELDEEEEVHEVDITNQVLMEDCDVDEEFKEILQNEYSAPKPSVSHDYPMEMAVSEEDAAIAEQELAAVATKDTKFVVTLDGAFKSSDDREVSPSHTPPPPPASAEGLHTKGRMSVKDRIGFKAGTREPPRKSPNPRDSKEMEETLKKRKERFSEKLVVAAAASKPVSKKPSSPIPPSNAAPRGSSHGNGAFVSKSQKSPKTNTRSSRSNQPEVSRDRTPSLSPERPRTPKETRTSPVHSRSKRVDASRNVSSSPNQLNELLLQRTKELMDDSVSSSPIYMSKSDYDKMEPSSRKRKRVSPIQFDLTDEDERHDSDDDYHHHHHRDRRARSREEHRAQRSPSRDSDEQRKEPRREWEREGERRDSREGRPKSPGRKIKKLESSRKFDDIPPLLSAVSLPVVDGKSSKLAGGGTMKERCKYFPNCRQGDACEFLHPNTPCKAFPSCKFGDKCLYLHPMCKYDQTCHRLDCNFMHSKSASSGTSGGRSAPPIASSVVPVQNYKTISAKPLPPVCKFYPNCVNTQCQFLHPKICHFGNHCANKIECNFYHFDIASKDLHDASSKDKFRWISPFSA, encoded by the exons ATGGATAACTTAGGCACAGAAATTGGTCAGAAAATGAGG AGTGCCGTGAAGGCAAAGCTGATCGAGCTTGGCACCGGATCGGCGAGCGGATACATCGATGACGAGCTGCCGGATTACGTGATGATCATGGTGGCAAACAAGCGCTCCCGGCAGCAGATGGTCGATGATCTGTCACTGTTTCTTGGTGCTCAGACGGAGATATTTGTGAATTGGCTGCATCAGGTGCTGCAGAAGTTGCAGGAAGTGACACTACCGGCCACCGTTGCGGCAAAGTCAAAGGAAGTCGTCAAAAGGAAATCCTCCGAGGTGGACGACAAAAAGAAGGACAAGAAGCGGAAAGATAAGAAATTGAAGCGGCGGGATCGTAGCACCGACGGGGAGGATGCGGCCGATGCCTCCAGCCGCAGGAGTGAAACAGAGGACAATACGCCTCCAAGACCGGCAGTGGCACTGCCGGCAAGCTCCATTACAGAAGTATTCGCACACCAGTACAtagaaaaggcaaaaaagtCGCTCGAGTCGGACAGTGCACCGGTCGCGAAGAAACAGCCGCCCGAGCGATCCGAGTCGGAAGACCGAACGAAAAGCAAAACTCCGCCAAAAATTACGGATCTCCCACCGTCGATTGCCGAGCTGGCTAGTGCCAGCGTTGTCCAGAAGCATCACAAAGAGCTGTGCGAATTGAAGGAAATAGAGGAAAGAATCAGTGCGGCCAAGCGCCACCTGAAATCGCTCGGCACCGACATCTCGGATGACGATAATGAGGATTTGCTGCTTCTGAAGGCAAGCGAGGACGATCTGCTCCCACCGCGAGCTCGATCCATTCAACCAGCGTCAACGCGACCTAACAAATCAGCAGAAAGTACTGCGACCAAACCCAGGCAACGAATAACGATGGGTCCCGAGGAGCCCGTCATAAAACAAACGCCGCCAACACGAAGCACCACGCCACCAGCCTCTTCACGGTCAACGGATGCTCAACAAGCAGGCGCCAAAAAACGATCCGTTTTAGATCGGCTGGGAACAAAAAACTCCACCGCGACGTCTGAGCGCGAGAAAGGTGCGAGCTATGAAACGAAAGATGCACGGGAATCATCCTCAAAAGAGGCTAACAAAGCGGGAAGCTCATCCGGTGCTGGTACCTCAGGTACGAAAAGTACGATCATAAGCCTATCCGCACATAGGCGCGAGGAGAGAGAAATCTACGTCCCTTTATTCCGGCGCAAGGAGGCGGCGGAAGAGCAGTCGGCATCAAAAAACAGGGTGCGCCCGCCTCCCACCACAAGGGGAGATCCCCATTATCGTCAAAGGGAAAGCGACCGTGAAGCGAATCACCGCGACACCAGGTCTCCTCCGCCACGCTTACCACCCATCTCACGCACGGACGCCACCCGAGCCAGATCACGGGAGACAAATTTTCGGCGTGTCGACCGCGATCGGGATCGCGATCGCGAACGTATAGATGATCAGTCGATCGGACGCAAATCACGTCCTCGGGAGCGATCGCGCAGTCGCGAATGGATTCGCGACAACAGCAACCGGGATCGTTCCGGTTCTGGGGGTCGCATTAAGAATGGCACCGATACTGTGCGTGGTCGTGTCGGTTCACGGGTAATTGTGCTGCCACCGAAACCGGAATACAACGAGGACATTATTGAGGTGCCAGTGGCGAGCGTTATAAAAGTGCAGCCGCGTCCCGTGGTACCGAAGGCGACCCAGCCAAGCAAGAATCTACTGCTCAAAGCGATGGCCGAAGCGCAGCGATCGACGGTAGCAAATCTAAAGAAAACTATTGACAACACTGCCATCGAGAACAGCATCCATCGAACGGATATGAAGCGCAAGCTTGTGATCGAAATTCCTGGCATTGCGATCGGTCATCCTGCGGTGAAGGACGTTCAGTATGAACGCATTACAGACACGCACAGCGCAGCACTGCGCGATCGAGGAAGAGCGGAAGAGGAGGAGctggatgaggaggaggaggtgcaTGAGGTGGACATAACAAACCAGGTGTTAATGGAGGATTGCGATGTGGACGAAGAATTTAAGGAAATTCTTCAGAACGAATACAGCGCTCCGAAACCATCCGTTTCGCATGACTATCCAATGGAAATGGCCGTTTCGGAAGAAGATGCAGCAATTGCGGAGCAAGAGCTGGCTGCAGTCGCGACCAAGGATACAAAGTTCGTAGTTACCTTGGATGGAGCCTTCAAGTCGTCCGATGATAGAGAAGTATCGCCAAGCCAtacgccaccgccgccaccagcATCGGCCGAAGGACTACACACGAAGGGAAGAATGTCGGTGAAAGATCGGATTGGATTCAAAGCTGGAACACGCGAGCCGCCCAGAAAGTCGCCCAATCCAAGAGATTCCAAAGAGATGGAAGAGACGCTCAAGAAACGCAAAGAACGATTCAGTGAAAAGCTTGTTGTAGCTGCAGCGGCATCAAAACCGGTTAGTAAGAAACCTTCCTCGCCGATTCCACCCTCTAATGCTGCTCCACGTGGTTCTTCTCACGGCAATGGCGCTTTCGTGTCAAAATCTCAGAAATCACCCAAAACCAATACTCGATCCTCGCgcagtaaccagccagaggtgtCGCGTGATCGGACACCATCGCTCAGCCCGGAGCGTCCACGGACGCCAAAAGAAACTCGTACCTCCCCTGTCCACTCCCGGTCCAAACGAGTCGACGCTTCCCGCAATGTCTCCAGCTCACCGAATCAGCTGAACGAGCTTCTGCTGCAACGCACGAAAGAGCTCATGGACGACAGTGTGTCCTCGTCGCCGATCTACATGTCGAAGTCGGATTACGACAAAATGGAACCGTCGTCCCGCAAGCGAAAGCGAGTTTCTCCCATTCAGTTCGATCTTACCGACGAGGACGAGCGACATGACAGCGACGACGattatcaccatcatcaccatcgtgACAGAAGAGCTCGCAGCAGGGAGGAACATCGCGCGCAACGTAGCCCTTCGCGGGACAGTGACGAACAGCGAAAAGAGCCGCGACGCGAATGGGAACGCGAAGGAGAACGGCGAGACAGTCGCGAGGGTAGACCAAAGTCACCCGGAAGAAAAATTAAGAAGCTAGAATCTAGTCGTAAATTCGACGATATTCCCCCAT TGCTTAGTGCCGTTTCATTGCCCGTTGTGGATGGGAAGAGTAGCAAATTGGCCGGAGGGGGCACAATGAAAGAGCGCTGCAAATATTTCCCCAACTGTCGCCAGGGCGATGCCTGCGAGTTTCTTCATCCCAACACTCCTTGCAAAGCATTTCCAAGCTGCAAGTTTGGCGACAAGTGCCTGTATCTCCATCCAATGTGCAAATACGATCAAACCTGCCACCGGTTGGACTGCAATTTTATGCACTCGAAAAGCGCATCCTCGGGCACATCGGGCGGTCGGTCGGCACCACCGATAG CATCATCCGTCGTGCCGGTGCAAAACTACAAAACGATCAGCGCAAAACCGCTGCCGCCCGTCTGCAAGTTCTACCCTAACTGCGTCAATACTCAGTGTCAGTTCCTTCATCCGAAAATATGTCACTTTGGTAATCATTGCGCTAACAAGATCGAATGTAACTTTTACCATTTTGATATCGCGTCGAAAGATTTGCACGATGCATCATCGAAGGACAAATTTAGATGGATCTCTCCGTTCTCTGCTTGA
- the LOC120948656 gene encoding UDP-glucuronic acid decarboxylase 1, whose translation MVFSKRKMKQFLAFGVTIVLVICLYKSWGSPTNGVSHYAYDDGDSSAIGGEDNAAIDQEHRRAGPSPERLVLSVADRSGQKQQHNSIDGPNDDAAAGRPGPLDDVELVLAQSKPQRPPLRKGAFVAGSAQKRHHVPSLNDLGPDDLDRESRLNELHEAKRQILELERKIQELEGRIPRKYPDVTFLNYKNRKRILITGGAGFVGSHLVDYLMMQGHEVIVADNFFTGRKRNVEHWLGHENFELIHHDIVNPLFIEVDEIYHLASPASPPHYMYNPVKTIKTNTLGTINVLGLAKRVGAKVLIASTSEVYGDPDVHPQPETYWGHVNPIGPRACYDEGKRVSETLSYAYAKQEKVNVRVARIFNTYGPRMHMNDGRVVSNFIIQALQNQSITIYGSGRQTRSFQYVSDLVDGLVSLMASNYTQPVNLGNPVERTIQDFAEIIRDLVGCKSKIIELPAVEDDPQRRKPDISRAKKYINWEPRVPLQEGLMKTIDYFRKELARSNHSQRNIFVPETTEFRSLL comes from the exons ATGGTGTTTTCGAAGAGAAAGATGAAGCAGTTCCTAGCGTTCGGAGTGACGATCGTGCTCG TgatttgtttgtacaaatCATGGGGCAGCCCAACAAACGGGGTATCACACTACGCTTACGATGACGGTGATAGTAGTGCCATCGGAGGGGAAGATAACGCAGCTATCGATCAGGAGCACCGCCGCGCTGGTCCATCGCCCGAACGGTTGGTGTTGTCAGTGGCCGATCGAAGTGGCCAGAAGCAACAGCACAACAGCATCGATGGGCCGaacgatgatgctgctgccggtcgACCAGGGCCGCTCGATGATGTTGAGCTAGTGCTGGCGCAAAGCAAACCCCAACGGCCGCCCCTACGCAAAGGAGCTTTTGTGGCAGGCAGTGCACAAAAACGGCACCATGTACCTTCGCTCAACGATCTCGGTCCGGATGATCTCGATCGCGAATCTCGGCTGAATGAGCTACACGAGGCGAAGCGACAGATACTGGAGCTGGAACGGAAGATACAGGAGCTGGAGGGTCGGATACCGCGCAAATATCCCGATGTAACCTTTTTAAACTACAAAAATCGCAAACGGATACTG ATAACGGGAGGAGCCGGTTTCGTTGGATCGCACCTGGTGGATTATCTTATGATGCAAGGTCACGAAGTGATCGTGGCGGACAACTTTTTCACCGGCCGGAAGCGCAACGTCGAGCACTGGCTGGGACATGAAAATTTCGAGCTGATTCACCACGACATCGTCAATCCACTGTTCATCGAGGTGGACGAAATCTATCATCTGGCCAGCCCCGCCAGCCCCCCACACTACATGTACAATCCGGTCAAGACGATCAAAACCAACACACTGGGTACGATCAATGTGCTCGGTTTGGCGAAGCGTGTCGGCGCCAAGGTACTGATCGCGAGCACGTCCGAAGTGTACGGCGATCCCGATGTGCACCCACAGCCCGAAACGTACTGGGGTCATGTCAATCCGATCGGACCACGCGCCTGCTACGATGAGGGCAAACGCGTGTCGGAAACGCTGAGCTACGCCTATGCCAAGCAGGAGAAAGTGAATGTTCGCGTGGCGCGAATCTTCAACACCTACGGACCGCGGATGCACATGAATGATGGGCGCGTCGTGTCTAATTTTATCATCCAAGCGCTACAAAACCAGTCCATCACG ATCTACGGTAGCGGCCGGCAGACACGATCGTTCCAGTACGTCTCGGATCTGGTTGATGGTCTGGTATCGCTGATGGCATCCAATTACACGCAACCCGTGAACTTGGGCAACCCAGTCGAACGTACGATACAGGACTTTGCCGAAATTATTCGAGACTTGGTAGGCTGCAAGAGTAAAATAATCGAGCTGCCTGCCGTCGAGGATGATCCGCAGCGCCGGAAACCGGACATCTCGAGGGCTAAGAAATACATCAACTGGGAGCCAAGG GTACCGCTACAAGAAGGACTCATGAAAACGATAGACTATTTCCGCAAGGAGCTGGCGCGCTCAAATCACTCACAGCGAAACATCTTTGTCCCTGAGACGACCGAGTTCCGCAGCTTGTTATGA
- the LOC120948658 gene encoding mitochondrial chaperone BCS1: MTIAEYIGALSENPYFGAGFGLFGVGAGAAMLRKGMQGAMILFRRHYMITLEVPCRDKSYQWLLQWITQKGARQTQHLSVETSFEQRDTGHIKTRYDFIPSVGTHIMRYGGTWIKVDRAREQHTLDLHMGVPWETVQLTAFGRDKNLYFKILEEARQLALKNTEGKTIMYTAMGSEWRPFGHPRKRRPIGSVVLDEGVSERILRDCREFIKNPQWYSDRGIPYRRGYLLHGPPGCGKSSFITALAGEIEFGICLLNLSERGLTDDRLNHLMNVAPQQSIILLEDIDAAFVSRQDTLQQKAAYEGLNRVTFSGLLNCLDGVASTEARIVFMTTNYLERLDPALIRPGRVDVKEYVGHCSRHQLEQMFRRFYTGTDAEANARIFAERVAADGRNVSPAQVQGYFMVHKMSDQQTVLDNVQQIWDST; the protein is encoded by the coding sequence ATGACGATAGCGGAGTATATCGGTGCGCTTTCGGAGAATCCCTATTTCGGGGCCGGCTTCGGTTTGTTCGGGGTCGGTGCCGGAGCAGCAATGTTACGTAAAGGGATGCAGGGAGCAATGATTTTGTTCCGGCGGCACTACATGATTACGCTCGAGGTACCGTGCCGAGACAAATCGTACCAGTGGCTGCTGCAGTGGATCACACAGAAGGGAGCACGACAAACACAGCATCTCAGCGTGGAGACGTCCTTTGAACAGCGCGACACGGGACACATTAAAACGCGGTACGACTTTATACCCTCCGTCGGTACGCACATCATGCGGTACGGCGGCACCTGGATAAAGGTAGACCGTGCCCGGGAACAGCACACGCTCGACCTGCACATGGGCGTGCCCTGGGAAACGGTACAGCTGACCGCATTCGGTAGGGATAAGAATTTGTACTTTAAAATTCTGGAGGAGGCCCGGCAGCTGGCGCTGAAAAACACGGAAGGAAAGACGATCATGTACACGGCGATGGGCTCGGAATGGCGACCCTTCGGACATCCGCGCAAGCGACGTCCCATCGGTTCGGTGGTGCTTGACGAAGGTGTTTCCGAGCGCATATTGCGCGACTGCCGGGAGTTTATCAAAAACCCGCAATGGTACTCGGACCGCGGAATACCTTACCGGCGAGGATATCTGCTGCACGGGCCGCCCGGTTGCGGCAAATCCAGCTTCATCACTGCACTGGCCGGCGAAATCGAGTTCGGCATCTGTCTGCTAAACCTGTCCGAACGTGGCCTGACCGACGATCGATTAAATCACTTGATGAACGTGGCACCCCAGCAGTCGATCATACTGCTTGAGGACATCGATGCGGCGTTCGTATCGCGTCAGGACACGCTGCAGCAGAAGGCCGCCTACGAAGGGCTGAATCGTGTCACCTTTAGCGGGCTGCTAAACTGCCTCGACGGTGTTGCATCCACCGAGGCACGCATCGTCTTCATGACGACAAACTACCTCGAGCGGCTCGATCCAGCACTCATACGGCCCGGCAGAGTCGATGTGAAGGAATACGTGGGTCACTGTTCACGCCACCAGCTTGAGCAAATGTTCCGCCGCTTCTACACCGGCACGGACGCGGAGGCAAATGCTCGCATCTTTGCGGAGCGTGTAGCGGCCGACGGGCGCAACGTAAGCCCGGCACAGGTCCAGGGCTACTTCATGGTGCACAAAATGTCCGATCAGCAAACCGTGCTCGATAATGTGCAGCAAATATGGGACAGCACGTAA